One Bacteroidota bacterium genomic region harbors:
- a CDS encoding class I SAM-dependent methyltransferase, with amino-acid sequence MNHHQETLETWNKVAALYQEKFMDLDLYNESYDFFCKAINVDNAEILEIGCGPGNISKYILSKRPDFKLLGIDYASNMISLAQQNVPNASFREMDCKEIRSIDKKFDGIVCGFCLPYLSSEECAQLISDANYLLNNDGILYLSFVEGDPGQSGYKTGSSGDRAYFYYHNLEELRSQIKKSGFTEHKIFFVEYTLMRDAKETHTIILAGKV; translated from the coding sequence ATGAATCATCATCAGGAAACTCTTGAAACATGGAACAAGGTCGCGGCTTTGTATCAGGAGAAGTTTATGGATCTGGATTTGTACAACGAGAGCTATGATTTTTTCTGCAAGGCGATAAATGTTGATAATGCTGAGATTTTGGAGATTGGTTGCGGGCCGGGAAACATTTCAAAATATATTTTATCGAAGCGCCCCGATTTCAAGTTACTTGGAATTGATTATGCATCGAACATGATAAGTCTTGCGCAACAAAATGTTCCCAACGCGAGCTTCAGGGAGATGGACTGCAAAGAAATCCGCTCAATAGACAAAAAGTTTGATGGAATCGTATGCGGTTTTTGTCTGCCTTACTTATCGTCGGAGGAGTGTGCACAATTGATTAGTGATGCAAATTATTTGTTGAACAATGACGGGATTTTGTATCTCAGTTTTGTAGAAGGAGATCCCGGTCAATCGGGATATAAAACCGGAAGCAGTGGAGACCGCGCCTATTTTTATTATCACAATCTGGAAGAGCTAAGAAGCCAGATTAAAAAATCCGGATTTACTGAACATAAAATATTCTTTGTCGAATACACTCTTATGAGAGATGCGAAGGAAACTCACACAATCATTTTAGCCGGGAAGGTTTGA
- a CDS encoding histidine kinase — MGLTSGLLCYSQQAAYPEKQFYFRSILTEQGLSNGNVNNILKDKNGFLWIATLNGLNCYDGSHFFVWKADPANPQKLYNDAVYGLCEGNNNEIWCSTNAGVSRFFRNSDTFKNYELKNKATGERILGSSNEIVQTRKGEIVTYSFSGIFIYDTLKDAFVHYPEILSGKTTTRMPVVNKSFLEDPLRNGIWIGTSDGLKYFDLDKRTYFSHYNNPERLPLFKDHYSGPITLDKNKNLVFADGDDQRIYTYDFSSRSLSSTFPENKSNQPLYFDCILSDRSGNLWMSVENEIVLYLEKNSGRTFIIKHANERSHSLAADYFLDAHQDSSGTIYIGTVSGISYFNPEHQFISVYPFPDSVSHTRQYYMHQMLNCDKQNNVWFAPSYQYLLKFNTAEQRFEAYNILENLRKKKSGDLLINAMAADSDRLFFGSLDGIQEYNVRQDKFRKLDVFSKADSVDGKYIFSMLLTKNKNLWFSSHKNGLFCYNTTTGTYKHYPRTVTDSTGITADYIYSILEDRRGVVWFCTEKNGLVRYNESSDTFEYPIKKSERIDQDVFYSFTVDEENKIWVLSFLSGLKKFDPLAGRFDTAAHFKGLSNFQYNHVFADQRGRLWLSYYSEYSMVELKTGLVKNFNVGFARTNNSYANYSCLLPDGRVASESLGSFLIFDPLAENRQRVPVTISGFSDGINTIPFLSSGQEIKLKSSQNYFTVNFASLNLLENKDVQFAYKLEGANDEWVYCRNQQTAYFTNVTGGKYVFKVKMQNPDGSWTESPAGLKIDVAKKFYVTVWFRLLLVLVLVACGIWYLRLFRKKLLKNESDKAIAYFANSLQGKSKVDELLWDITYNVITRTNLVDCVVYLLDKEKNVLIQKAAFGNKNSGENYILNPIEIPLGKGIVGSVAQSGKAEIVKDTSKDPRYITDDSKRLSELAVPIIADKKVIGVIDSEHPRRNFFTRQHLELLQTIASITATKIVKAQRELEIEEKEKRLSDLRNQISYTRQQALQAQMNPHFIFNCLNSINGFILQNDVGTASTFLIKFSKLIRLILEHSNEKSITLQSELDALKLYIDMEALRFGKKFSSEIVVDTDVMPDAVRVPPLILQPFVENAIWHGLLHKESNGRLTVSVRQKDDLLECVIEDNGVGRQASAEAKPKNYSGRKSLGLKLTTERLALLNSEGNSESCVRVEDLKDESGVALGTRVTIRISPGSLFTDTGSPHK, encoded by the coding sequence ATGGGCCTCACGTCCGGCTTGCTGTGTTATTCACAGCAAGCCGCTTATCCTGAAAAGCAATTTTATTTCCGGAGTATATTAACAGAGCAGGGGTTGTCAAACGGAAATGTCAACAATATTCTGAAGGACAAAAATGGTTTTCTCTGGATAGCAACCCTCAACGGACTAAATTGTTATGACGGTTCGCACTTTTTTGTGTGGAAGGCGGATCCTGCGAATCCTCAAAAATTATATAACGATGCCGTATATGGATTGTGCGAAGGGAATAACAATGAAATCTGGTGCTCAACAAATGCCGGTGTCAGCAGGTTTTTCAGGAACTCTGATACATTTAAAAATTATGAATTAAAAAATAAAGCGACCGGAGAACGTATCCTCGGCTCTTCGAATGAAATTGTTCAAACACGAAAAGGAGAAATCGTAACCTATTCTTTCAGTGGCATTTTTATTTATGATACTTTAAAAGATGCTTTTGTTCATTATCCGGAAATCCTTTCCGGAAAAACAACAACAAGAATGCCCGTTGTAAATAAGTCATTTCTGGAAGACCCTCTCCGGAACGGAATTTGGATAGGAACTTCCGATGGCCTGAAGTATTTTGATTTGGATAAACGTACCTATTTCAGTCATTACAACAATCCGGAGCGGCTTCCTCTTTTCAAAGATCATTATTCCGGTCCGATAACTCTCGACAAAAACAAGAATCTCGTTTTTGCCGATGGCGATGACCAGCGGATTTACACATATGACTTTTCCTCCCGTTCGCTGAGCTCTACTTTTCCCGAAAATAAATCCAATCAACCCTTGTATTTTGATTGCATTCTTTCAGATCGTTCCGGAAATCTGTGGATGAGTGTGGAAAATGAAATCGTGCTTTATCTGGAGAAAAACTCAGGTAGAACATTTATAATCAAACACGCGAATGAACGCAGTCATTCTCTTGCTGCCGATTATTTTCTTGACGCCCACCAGGACAGCTCCGGAACAATTTATATTGGTACGGTCAGCGGTATCAGTTACTTTAATCCGGAACATCAGTTTATTTCAGTTTATCCTTTTCCGGATTCAGTTTCTCATACACGACAATATTATATGCACCAGATGCTGAATTGTGACAAACAAAACAATGTCTGGTTCGCGCCATCGTATCAATACTTGTTGAAATTCAACACAGCAGAACAACGTTTCGAGGCGTATAACATTCTCGAAAATCTTCGAAAGAAAAAATCCGGAGATCTTCTGATTAATGCGATGGCCGCTGACTCTGATCGTTTGTTCTTCGGGTCTCTTGATGGAATTCAGGAATACAATGTTAGACAAGACAAGTTCAGGAAGCTGGATGTTTTTTCAAAAGCCGACAGTGTTGACGGAAAGTATATCTTCAGTATGCTGCTGACAAAAAACAAAAACCTTTGGTTCAGTAGTCATAAAAACGGATTGTTCTGTTACAACACTACGACAGGAACATACAAACACTATCCCAGAACCGTGACAGATTCTACTGGCATTACGGCTGATTACATCTATTCCATTTTGGAAGATCGTCGTGGAGTTGTGTGGTTTTGTACGGAAAAAAATGGTCTTGTTCGTTACAATGAAAGCAGCGACACATTCGAATATCCAATTAAAAAATCAGAACGAATTGATCAGGATGTATTCTACAGTTTCACCGTTGACGAAGAAAACAAAATTTGGGTGCTGAGTTTTTTGAGTGGCTTAAAAAAGTTTGATCCTCTTGCTGGACGTTTTGACACTGCTGCGCATTTCAAAGGCTTGTCAAATTTTCAATACAACCACGTATTTGCGGATCAACGGGGACGACTTTGGTTATCGTACTACTCCGAGTATTCAATGGTTGAATTAAAAACCGGTTTGGTAAAAAATTTCAATGTCGGTTTCGCGCGTACCAATAATTCTTATGCAAATTATTCATGTCTGCTTCCGGATGGCAGAGTCGCATCTGAGAGTCTTGGCAGTTTTTTAATTTTCGATCCGCTTGCCGAAAACCGACAACGCGTTCCTGTTACCATCAGTGGTTTTTCTGATGGAATAAATACAATTCCTTTTCTGAGTTCCGGTCAGGAAATCAAACTTAAATCCTCGCAAAATTATTTTACAGTGAACTTCGCTTCACTGAACCTTCTTGAAAACAAGGATGTCCAGTTCGCATACAAACTGGAAGGTGCCAACGACGAATGGGTATACTGCCGTAATCAGCAAACTGCCTATTTCACAAATGTGACCGGTGGCAAATACGTGTTTAAAGTAAAAATGCAAAATCCCGACGGATCGTGGACCGAAAGTCCTGCCGGATTGAAAATAGACGTTGCCAAAAAATTCTACGTGACTGTATGGTTCCGCCTTTTACTTGTACTTGTACTTGTGGCCTGTGGTATCTGGTATCTCCGTTTGTTCAGGAAGAAATTGTTGAAAAACGAAAGCGATAAAGCGATTGCATATTTCGCGAATTCATTACAGGGAAAAAGTAAGGTCGATGAATTGTTGTGGGATATTACCTATAATGTTATTACCCGGACTAACCTGGTTGATTGTGTTGTGTATTTACTGGATAAAGAAAAAAATGTGCTGATTCAGAAAGCTGCTTTCGGAAATAAAAACTCAGGAGAAAACTACATTCTGAATCCGATAGAGATACCTCTTGGAAAAGGAATTGTTGGAAGTGTTGCACAATCCGGAAAAGCGGAAATCGTGAAAGACACTTCCAAAGATCCGCGTTACATCACAGATGATTCCAAACGACTCTCCGAACTGGCTGTTCCGATCATCGCTGATAAAAAAGTAATCGGCGTGATCGATTCGGAACATCCGCGCAGGAACTTCTTTACTCGTCAGCATCTTGAGCTGTTGCAAACCATTGCATCCATCACAGCGACAAAAATCGTAAAAGCGCAACGTGAACTTGAAATTGAAGAAAAAGAAAAACGCCTTTCGGATCTTCGCAACCAAATCAGTTATACCCGTCAGCAGGCCTTACAGGCGCAAATGAATCCACATTTCATTTTCAACTGCCTCAATTCTATCAATGGTTTCATTTTACAGAATGATGTTGGTACCGCTTCCACTTTTCTGATAAAATTTTCCAAACTGATTCGTCTGATTCTTGAACACTCTAATGAAAAATCGATAACCCTGCAAAGCGAACTGGATGCGCTGAAACTTTACATCGATATGGAGGCTCTCCGTTTTGGTAAAAAATTCAGTAGCGAAATTGTTGTTGACACGGATGTGATGCCGGATGCTGTCAGAGTTCCTCCATTGATTCTTCAGCCATTTGTGGAAAATGCCATCTGGCACGGGCTTCTTCACAAAGAAAGTAATGGCAGGCTTACCGTATCGGTTCGACAGAAAGATGATTTACTCGAATGTGTAATTGAAGATAATGGTGTGGGCCGACAAGCCTCCGCCGAAGCAAAGCCAAAAAATTACTCGGGTCGAAAATCGCTTGGTTTAAAGCTTACAACGGAAAGACTGGCTCTTTTAAATAGTGAAGGAAATTCCGAATCCTGTGTACGCGTTGAAGATTTGAAAGACGAAAGCGGTGTCGCTCTCGGGACGCGGGTTACAATCCGGATTTCCCCGGGGAGCCTTTTTACGGATACAGGAAGTCCACACAAATGA
- a CDS encoding T9SS type A sorting domain-containing protein: MNKFCLFICFFSLLSISKCFAQLLTNNNVSITISSSAQITVKGSVQNNAGTVINNSGTIDLSGDWVNNAANSIFGTSAGTVILNGNGQNISGTSSTIFNNLRLQGNGVKTLQVSTNAGGGYPSPSGVLDLGSQKLDLNSKTLTILNPSPTAITRTSGFIQSETDPVSGYGIIQWDAGTGAPGSLYEFPFGNIASGDYLPLSFSVTTAGSGNGSIQASTYPTNTFLSPNNRPLPTGLPSIVNVAGVENADRVLDRWWLINTLNYTTEPVSDLMFTYRDIEWNTGNNTLGEVQLRAQRNDGFTWTAQPLGNVNTLMNQVTLTGVQQYNSYWALVDNDAPLPITLLYFDATLNKSGTVDIRWITESEINNDYFTVERSSNGVDFETLEIIRGAGNSTVTRNYATIDPHPLDGLSYYRLKQTDYDGRFSYSALDRVMNVRGGFPDVHIYPNPANEFFLISLSTPPAHIEDLRYELFDYAGRKVMDSEQYPTSVISPDAVRLELHGLASGVYFLQLMMEGERVYFGRMMVR, from the coding sequence ATGAATAAGTTTTGTCTGTTTATTTGTTTTTTCTCCCTGCTTAGCATCAGCAAGTGTTTCGCTCAGTTGTTGACCAACAACAACGTCTCCATTACAATCTCAAGTAGTGCTCAAATCACCGTAAAGGGTAGCGTTCAAAACAATGCCGGTACCGTGATCAATAATTCAGGCACCATTGATTTGAGCGGAGACTGGGTGAACAATGCCGCAAACTCCATCTTCGGAACAAGCGCGGGCACGGTAATTCTCAATGGTAACGGACAAAACATCAGTGGAACGTCTTCAACTATTTTCAACAACCTGCGATTGCAAGGAAATGGTGTGAAAACGTTACAGGTCAGTACAAACGCCGGAGGAGGATATCCGTCCCCCTCCGGTGTACTGGACCTGGGTTCACAAAAACTTGATCTGAATTCAAAGACCCTGACGATTCTTAATCCCTCACCAACAGCGATTACACGTACAAGCGGATTTATTCAAAGCGAAACAGATCCTGTTTCGGGCTATGGAATTATCCAATGGGATGCAGGAACAGGTGCGCCTGGTTCGTTGTATGAATTTCCTTTTGGAAATATCGCAAGCGGAGACTATCTCCCGCTTTCGTTTTCGGTCACAACAGCTGGAAGCGGAAACGGAAGCATACAGGCATCAACCTATCCGACAAATACTTTTTTAAGTCCGAACAATCGTCCATTGCCTACAGGTTTGCCATCGATTGTCAATGTGGCCGGTGTAGAAAACGCGGATCGTGTTCTCGATCGCTGGTGGCTGATCAACACGCTGAATTATACAACAGAACCTGTAAGCGATCTGATGTTTACGTATCGCGATATCGAATGGAACACCGGAAACAATACTCTCGGCGAAGTGCAGTTGCGCGCGCAACGCAACGACGGTTTCACCTGGACAGCACAACCTCTCGGCAATGTGAATACGTTAATGAATCAGGTTACACTCACCGGTGTTCAGCAATACAACAGTTATTGGGCGCTTGTCGATAATGACGCGCCATTGCCGATTACACTTTTGTATTTTGACGCGACGCTCAACAAAAGCGGAACAGTTGATATCCGCTGGATCACGGAATCGGAAATTAACAACGACTACTTTACTGTGGAGCGGTCCTCCAACGGTGTGGATTTTGAAACGCTTGAAATAATTCGTGGAGCGGGCAACAGCACGGTCACCCGTAATTACGCGACCATAGATCCACATCCGCTGGACGGACTTTCGTATTATCGCCTCAAACAAACCGATTACGACGGAAGATTTTCTTATTCAGCACTTGATCGCGTGATGAATGTTCGCGGAGGGTTTCCCGATGTTCACATCTATCCGAATCCCGCGAATGAATTTTTTCTCATATCGCTCAGCACACCACCCGCGCACATCGAAGATCTTCGCTACGAATTGTTCGATTACGCCGGTCGCAAAGTAATGGACTCGGAACAATATCCAACCTCGGTGATTTCTCCCGATGCTGTCCGTCTGGAACTTCATGGACTGGCCAGCGGTGTTTATTTCCTTCAATTGATGATGGAAGGGGAGAGGGTTTATTTTGGGCGGATGATGGTGAGGTAG